The DNA segment AAGTCGGGTCGATATTCTTGAGGCCGGCCTTGCCACCGCAACCAATGAGGGAGAGGGAAGCTGCGCAGAGGAGAAGCGCTGCAAATTTTTTCATGGTAAAGTCCTCCTAATGGGGATTTTTTTAGAAAACGACATTGTTTTCTTGACGGCACAAGATAGAAAAATTTGTTTCAAATTGGAAACTTTATATGAATTGTTTACAAATTTGTGAAATTTATATGAATTAAACTATAATATGTTGATCTTAAACAAAAAAAATCCCTGCAGAGAACTGCAGGGATCGAAATTCAAGACGATGTTTATCGCTTACTTGACTTTAAGGGCGCCGCGTTCGAGCTTGATCGTGAAGTTCGTGACGTCGCAAACTTCGCTGGGACCCCAGTACTGGATCGGACCCGGGTAGGTGTAGGATTCAGTCTTAGCCCAAACTTCGCGGTTCTTGGCGAAGAACTTGAACGGAGCACCGTCGAGTTCCACGAGAGCCTTCTGGATCACCGGCTTGTCGGCACCGTGACGACGTTCGATGTTCATCATCATGGTGATAGGAATGCCACCGGCAGTCCACTTTTCGATACCCTTCGTGAGGTCACGCACAGAACTCATGTAGCCGTTCATCTTGTTGAAGGCGAGCACGGAGGCGGTGTAACCGAGGCTGTAGCAGTAGTCGGCGTCGAAGTTCGACGGAGCGGCGCAGCGGCCTTCGTAACCGAAGAAGTGGTTGAGGGCGCTGAACTTGCCCTTGAAGTTCTTGCGGCTCTTGAGTTCCTTCTTCACCATTTCGATGACGAGCTTTTCGGTTTCGATGAGGGAAACCTGCACGTTGCCGTGGCTGTCGCGGTCGAGCATCAGCTGACCCTGAGTGGTGGCGGGGAGGCTCTTGAGGACTTCGGCAGAAGCCTTGGAAATCCAGTTGCAGAGCTTTTCAACCTTGGCGGCGGTGTCGAGGCCTTCGACTTCCTTTTCGTGGTGGGCGAGGGCTTCGGAGAGTTCAGAAATGAGCACGCCGACATCCGGGATGAATTCGAGGAGGCCTTCCGGAATCAGGCTGACGCCGAAGTTCTTGCCGTCAGCAGCACGGGCAGCGACGATGTCAGCCACGTACTTGATGACCTGCTTCAGCTTCATCTTCTTGGCCTTGACTTCTTCAGAGATCAAGCAGATGTTCGGGTGGGTCTGGAGAGCGGCTTCGAGAGCGATGTGAGAAGCGCTACGGCCCATGAGCTTGATGAAGTGCCAGTACTTCTGAGCGGAGTTGGCATCGCGCATGATGTTGCCGATGAGTTCGGAGTAGGTCTTGACGGCAGTGTCGAAACCGAAGGAGGTTTCGATGTATTCGTTCTTGAGGTCGCCGTCGATGGTCTTCGGGCAGCCGCAAACAACGCAGCTTGCGCCGTTGGCCTGGAAGTATTCACCGAGAACGGCAGCGTTGGTGTTGGAGTCGTCACCACCGATGATCACGATAGCGTCGAGCTTCTGAGCCTTGGCGACAGCCAT comes from the Fibrobacter sp. UWH4 genome and includes:
- a CDS encoding diphosphate--fructose-6-phosphate 1-phosphotransferase, translated to MADNLSVLGKARKAYQPKLPAALRDGALKVTLNKGKATESVRDQAKIKALFPNTYGAPYISMKKATKAAAGKALNVGVVLSGGQAPGGHNVIAGIFDGIKSISKNSKLLGFLGGPSGLENGKFIVINEKIMDSYRNTGGFDIIQSGRTKLETEEQFKKCMAVAKAQKLDAIVIIGGDDSNTNAAVLGEYFQANGASCVVCGCPKTIDGDLKNEYIETSFGFDTAVKTYSELIGNIMRDANSAQKYWHFIKLMGRSASHIALEAALQTHPNICLISEEVKAKKMKLKQVIKYVADIVAARAADGKNFGVSLIPEGLLEFIPDVGVLISELSEALAHHEKEVEGLDTAAKVEKLCNWISKASAEVLKSLPATTQGQLMLDRDSHGNVQVSLIETEKLVIEMVKKELKSRKNFKGKFSALNHFFGYEGRCAAPSNFDADYCYSLGYTASVLAFNKMNGYMSSVRDLTKGIEKWTAGGIPITMMMNIERRHGADKPVIQKALVELDGAPFKFFAKNREVWAKTESYTYPGPIQYWGPSEVCDVTNFTIKLERGALKVK